In Archangium violaceum, the following are encoded in one genomic region:
- a CDS encoding M24 family metallopeptidase: MRRALLSALLLLTTLPANAAEPPPQRAWPRIRKARIQQLLPAAMERAQVDAWVVLCRENANDPLAAHIGCENAGSPAAFLFLKQKEGVRSIALSPSGEARALQDVGTHDEVISLERGVELYTRVAARLSEAKPRRIAVNSSRKLAVADGLSATQRERLVEALPAALRGRLISSEELVFEWLSVKLPEEVEIMRRAAALTASLQDEAYRTVVPGKTRDSDVARFLKKRMAELGVGDGWQPDQNPNVNSGPDRGHSHATDRVIQPGDFIQTDFGIQVEGMWVTDIQRFAYVLAPGETRPPKEALEKWEKSKKGSRVALAALKPGVRGYDVDKAQRDWMREVGSEPVPWGTGHPVGYWAHDVGPALSGAQTGKPPEGWATRTIRPGQVFAFDGFFAWKLATPGETKTLSVEEMAVVTEKGAEYLIPPQEELLLIASPAPAR, translated from the coding sequence ATGCGCCGTGCCCTGCTGTCGGCCCTCCTTCTTCTGACGACCCTTCCCGCGAACGCCGCCGAGCCACCGCCGCAACGGGCCTGGCCACGAATCCGCAAGGCCCGCATCCAGCAGTTGCTCCCGGCCGCGATGGAGCGGGCGCAGGTGGACGCCTGGGTGGTGCTGTGCCGGGAGAACGCCAATGATCCACTGGCCGCGCACATCGGCTGTGAGAACGCGGGCTCCCCGGCCGCGTTCCTCTTCCTGAAGCAGAAGGAGGGGGTGCGCTCCATCGCGCTGTCTCCCTCGGGAGAGGCCCGGGCGCTCCAGGACGTGGGCACCCACGACGAGGTGATCTCCCTGGAGCGGGGCGTGGAACTCTACACCCGGGTCGCGGCGCGGCTGTCCGAGGCGAAGCCGCGGCGCATCGCGGTGAACTCCTCGCGCAAGTTGGCGGTGGCGGACGGGCTGTCGGCCACGCAGCGTGAGCGGCTGGTGGAGGCACTGCCCGCCGCGCTGCGCGGCCGCCTCATTTCGTCCGAGGAGCTCGTCTTCGAGTGGCTGTCGGTGAAGCTGCCCGAGGAGGTGGAGATCATGCGCCGGGCCGCCGCGCTGACGGCCTCGCTCCAGGATGAGGCCTACCGCACGGTGGTGCCGGGGAAGACGCGGGACTCGGACGTGGCGCGCTTCCTCAAGAAGCGCATGGCGGAGCTGGGCGTGGGGGACGGCTGGCAGCCGGACCAGAACCCCAACGTGAACTCCGGCCCGGACCGGGGCCACTCGCACGCCACGGACCGGGTCATCCAACCGGGCGACTTCATCCAGACGGACTTCGGCATCCAGGTGGAGGGCATGTGGGTGACGGACATCCAGCGCTTCGCCTACGTGCTCGCTCCGGGCGAGACGCGGCCTCCGAAGGAGGCCCTGGAGAAGTGGGAGAAGTCCAAGAAGGGGAGCCGGGTAGCGCTCGCGGCGCTGAAGCCGGGAGTGCGTGGCTACGACGTGGACAAGGCCCAGCGGGACTGGATGCGCGAGGTGGGCTCGGAGCCGGTGCCCTGGGGGACGGGACACCCGGTGGGCTACTGGGCGCACGACGTGGGCCCGGCGCTCTCGGGGGCGCAGACGGGCAAGCCGCCCGAGGGGTGGGCCACGAGGACCATCCGTCCCGGGCAGGTCTTCGCCTTCGATGGCTTCTTCGCCTGGAAGCTCGCGACTCCCGGCGAGACGAAGACGCTCTCCGTCGAGGAGATGGCGGTGGTGACGGAGAAGGGCGCGGAGTACCTCATCCCGCCGCAGGAGGAGCTCCTCCTCATCGCCTCGCCGGCCCCGGCCAGGTAG
- a CDS encoding glutaminyl-peptide cyclotransferase: MTTRPTVLARLCFLLPLTALACSGERITSRHAPTSGFQVVHSWPHDPEAFTQGLVYREGRLYESTGIHGESEVREVELETGRVLRGHALAWEHFGEGLALLGGRLYQLTWQSHVGFIYDAETFQEVGRFSYSTDGWGLTDDGSSLILSDGTSTLRFLDPATFQVRRTVTVTDGSAEVWQLNELEYVNGEVYANVWKRDVIARIDPATGHVTGWIDLTGLLRPEDQSGNEDVLNGIAYDAANDRLLVTGKRWPKLFQIRVVPR, from the coding sequence GTGACGACCCGACCCACCGTGCTCGCGCGACTCTGCTTTCTCCTCCCGCTCACCGCTCTGGCCTGCAGTGGCGAGCGCATCACCTCGAGGCACGCGCCGACCTCCGGGTTCCAGGTCGTTCACAGCTGGCCACACGACCCCGAGGCCTTCACACAGGGGCTCGTCTACCGGGAGGGCCGACTGTACGAGAGCACGGGCATCCATGGAGAGTCCGAGGTCCGCGAGGTGGAGCTCGAGACGGGGCGCGTCCTGCGGGGCCACGCGCTGGCGTGGGAGCATTTCGGTGAGGGGCTCGCGCTCCTCGGCGGCAGGCTCTACCAGCTCACCTGGCAGTCGCACGTGGGCTTCATCTACGACGCCGAGACGTTCCAGGAGGTGGGGCGGTTCAGCTACTCCACCGATGGCTGGGGGCTCACCGACGACGGCAGCTCCCTCATCCTGAGCGACGGCACCAGCACACTGCGCTTCCTCGACCCCGCCACGTTCCAGGTGCGGCGCACCGTCACGGTCACCGACGGGAGTGCCGAGGTCTGGCAACTCAATGAGCTGGAATACGTGAACGGCGAGGTCTACGCGAACGTGTGGAAGCGCGACGTCATCGCCCGGATCGACCCGGCCACGGGACACGTGACCGGGTGGATCGACCTCACGGGGCTCCTCCGGCCGGAGGACCAGAGCGGAAACGAGGACGTGCTGAACGGCATCGCCTACGACGCGGCCAACGACCGGCTCCTCGTCACCGGGAAGCGCTGGCCGAAGTTGTTCCAGATTCGCGTCGTGCCCCGGTAG
- a CDS encoding L-lactate dehydrogenase, whose translation MSKIAIVGAGAVGATIAYASMIRGVAKQIALYDISRDKVNAEVLDLNHGLQFVPMATLEGSDDIGVCAGADVVVITAGAKQKPGQTRMELAGANVELCRTLVPKLLTVAPNALLLVVTNPVDVLTYVVQKLSGLPSKRVFGSGTVLDSSRFRFLLARHLNVAVQNVHAFIAGEHGDSELPLWSSATVGGVPLLQWTAPGHAKLTEQDRTHIFDNVRNAAYQIIRGKGATNYAIGLATAQILEAVLYDEQRVLSVSSRLDGYLGISDVCMSVPSIVNRSGVETTLEIPMNESERESLRRSADTIRNAIRTLGF comes from the coding sequence GTGAGCAAGATCGCAATCGTCGGGGCCGGCGCGGTGGGGGCCACCATCGCCTATGCCAGCATGATCCGGGGCGTGGCCAAGCAGATCGCCCTCTACGACATCAGCCGGGACAAGGTGAACGCGGAGGTGCTGGACCTGAACCATGGGCTCCAATTCGTGCCCATGGCCACGCTGGAGGGGTCGGACGACATCGGCGTGTGCGCGGGAGCCGACGTGGTGGTCATCACCGCGGGGGCCAAGCAGAAGCCCGGTCAGACCCGGATGGAGCTGGCGGGCGCGAACGTGGAGCTGTGCCGCACGCTCGTGCCGAAGCTGCTGACCGTGGCCCCCAACGCGCTGCTGCTCGTGGTGACCAACCCGGTGGATGTGCTGACGTACGTGGTGCAGAAGCTGAGCGGCCTGCCGTCGAAGCGGGTCTTCGGCAGCGGCACCGTGCTGGACTCCTCGCGCTTCCGCTTCCTGCTCGCGCGCCACCTGAACGTGGCGGTGCAGAACGTGCATGCCTTCATCGCCGGCGAGCACGGGGATTCCGAGCTTCCGCTGTGGAGCTCGGCCACGGTGGGCGGCGTGCCGCTGCTCCAGTGGACGGCCCCGGGACACGCGAAGCTGACGGAGCAGGACCGCACCCACATCTTCGACAACGTGCGCAATGCCGCGTACCAGATCATCCGAGGCAAGGGCGCCACCAACTACGCCATCGGGCTGGCCACCGCGCAGATATTGGAGGCGGTGCTGTACGACGAGCAGCGGGTGCTCTCCGTGAGCTCCCGGTTGGACGGGTACCTCGGCATCAGCGACGTGTGCATGAGCGTGCCGAGCATCGTCAACCGCTCGGGCGTGGAGACGACGCTGGAGATCCCCATGAACGAGTCGGAGCGGGAGAGCCTGCGCCGGAGCGCGGATACCATCCGCAACGCCATCCGCACCCTGGGGTTCTGA
- the thrS gene encoding threonine--tRNA ligase, producing MLEAHDHRSLGQRLDLFHLQEEAPGMVFWHPRGYLLYRLIENRVRQQMQRDGFLEVRTPQILAQPIWERSGHWDNFRENMFLLVEDGGRHSAVKPVNCPGHIQLVQRMSPSYRDLPVKLGEFGLVHRNEPGGALHGLFRLRQFTQDDGHVFCAEEQMREEVSRFCRSLHAFYADFGFEDVEVAFSSRPAQRAGSDEMWDVAESLLLESAKQAGLECVMQPGQGAFYAPKLEFVLKDRLGRSWQCGTIQLDLVLPERFDLHYVDASGQKRRPMMLHRAILGSLERFMGMLLEHHGGALPAWLAPEQVIVASVGEAAAGYAERFAAKLREVGCRASVDARGESLSRKIVDSHQAGAPWLVVVGNREVEKNAVRLRRRDGEQRDLPWDEAVAALVAECRPAAAA from the coding sequence ATGCTCGAAGCACACGATCATCGTTCCCTCGGCCAGCGCCTGGACCTCTTCCACCTGCAGGAGGAGGCGCCCGGCATGGTCTTCTGGCACCCGCGCGGCTACCTGCTGTACCGCCTCATCGAGAACCGCGTCCGGCAGCAGATGCAACGCGATGGCTTCCTCGAGGTGAGGACGCCGCAAATCCTCGCCCAGCCCATCTGGGAGCGCAGCGGCCACTGGGACAACTTCCGCGAGAACATGTTCCTGCTCGTCGAGGACGGAGGGCGGCACTCGGCGGTCAAGCCGGTGAACTGCCCGGGCCACATCCAGCTCGTCCAACGCATGTCCCCCAGCTACCGCGACCTGCCCGTGAAGCTGGGCGAGTTCGGGCTCGTGCACCGCAACGAGCCCGGAGGAGCGCTCCACGGCCTGTTCCGCCTGCGCCAGTTCACGCAGGATGATGGCCACGTCTTCTGTGCCGAGGAGCAGATGCGCGAGGAGGTCTCCCGCTTCTGCCGCTCGCTCCACGCCTTCTACGCCGACTTCGGCTTCGAGGACGTGGAGGTGGCCTTCTCCAGCCGTCCCGCCCAGCGCGCCGGAAGCGACGAGATGTGGGACGTCGCGGAGTCGCTCCTGCTCGAGTCCGCGAAACAGGCGGGGCTCGAGTGCGTCATGCAGCCCGGCCAGGGAGCCTTCTACGCGCCCAAGCTGGAGTTCGTCCTGAAGGACCGGCTCGGCCGCAGCTGGCAGTGCGGGACGATCCAGCTGGACCTGGTGCTGCCGGAGCGGTTCGACCTCCACTACGTGGACGCCTCGGGACAGAAGCGCCGGCCGATGATGCTCCACCGCGCGATCCTCGGGAGCCTGGAGCGCTTCATGGGCATGCTGCTGGAGCACCACGGGGGCGCCCTGCCCGCGTGGCTCGCGCCGGAGCAGGTCATCGTGGCGTCCGTGGGTGAAGCGGCCGCGGGCTACGCCGAGCGCTTCGCCGCGAAGCTGCGCGAGGTGGGCTGCCGCGCGAGCGTGGATGCCCGCGGGGAGTCGCTGTCACGGAAGATCGTCGACTCGCACCAGGCCGGTGCGCCGTGGCTGGTGGTGGTGGGCAACCGCGAGGTGGAGAAGAACGCCGTCCGGCTGCGGCGGCGGGACGGGGAGCAGCGCGATCTGCCCTGGGACGAGGCGGTGGCGGCGCTCGTCGCCGAGTGCCGGCCGGCGGCCGCTGCGTGA
- a CDS encoding ankyrin repeat domain-containing protein, with the protein MKAQTPDSQPMVTDNEVLELARTAFQHARAGETAHLGRLLEAGLPANLTNERGDTLLMLSSYLGHEETTRVLLKHGADSERLNDRGQTPLAGAAFKGNLAIARLLLDHGTRVDGTGPDGKTALMFAAMFDRKDVLELLVAYGAEPERKDTDGRTALDYARAMGARGTAERLEKLRGTREQRAS; encoded by the coding sequence ATGAAGGCACAGACCCCTGATTCGCAACCGATGGTGACGGACAACGAGGTGTTGGAGCTGGCGCGCACGGCCTTCCAGCACGCGAGGGCCGGGGAGACGGCCCACCTGGGGAGGCTCCTCGAAGCGGGGCTGCCCGCCAACCTCACCAACGAGCGGGGCGACACCCTGCTGATGCTCTCGAGCTACCTCGGCCACGAGGAGACCACCCGTGTGCTCCTGAAGCACGGGGCCGACTCGGAGCGGCTCAACGATCGCGGGCAGACGCCGCTGGCCGGTGCCGCCTTCAAGGGCAACCTCGCCATCGCGCGGCTCCTGCTGGACCATGGCACTCGCGTCGACGGCACGGGGCCGGACGGCAAGACGGCCCTCATGTTCGCGGCGATGTTCGACCGCAAGGACGTGCTCGAGCTGCTGGTCGCGTATGGCGCGGAGCCGGAGCGCAAGGATACCGACGGGCGCACGGCGCTCGATTACGCCCGGGCCATGGGGGCCCGTGGCACCGCGGAACGGCTCGAGAAGTTGCGAGGGACGCGCGAGCAGCGGGCCTCCTGA
- a CDS encoding catalase, producing MSNRPHLTTEAGAPVANNQHSQTAGATGPVLLQDHHLLEKLARFNRERIPERVVHAVGSGAYGYFEVTNPDISRFTRMKLFNAKGKRTEAFLRFSTVAGSKGAPDTARDPRGFAVRFYTEDGNWDLVGNNTPVFFLRDGIKFPDFIHSQKYDPFTNCQEPDNQWDFFSHSPEATHQFTWLFGDRGIPATLRHMDGFGSHTFQWVNAQGERFWVKFHFKTNQGIRTLSSEEAATIGGRDPQYHQRDLYAALERGDFPSWTLKVQVMPEADAPTYRFNPFDLTKVWPYKDYPLIEVGQLVLNRAPDNYFADVEQAALDPSNFVPGIGPSPDRMLQARLFAYGDAHRYRLGINHTRLPVNSPRGVAGGARNYGRDGAMSFDGNGGRSRNYEPNSFDGPAQTNEDTGLGVSLSGATGTYVSVRHAEDNDFVQAGALYRVMSEAERERLVTNIAGSLSQVSREDIIARSIAHFRNADEEYGSRIAKAVHERRRSR from the coding sequence GTGTCCAACCGTCCCCATCTGACCACCGAGGCCGGCGCCCCCGTCGCCAACAACCAGCACTCGCAGACCGCCGGAGCCACGGGGCCGGTGCTGCTGCAGGACCACCACCTGCTGGAGAAGCTCGCCCGCTTCAACCGCGAGCGCATCCCGGAGCGCGTGGTGCACGCGGTGGGCTCGGGCGCCTACGGCTACTTCGAGGTGACCAACCCCGACATCTCGCGCTTCACGCGCATGAAGCTCTTCAACGCCAAGGGCAAGCGCACCGAGGCCTTCCTGCGCTTCTCCACCGTGGCCGGCTCCAAGGGTGCCCCCGACACCGCTCGCGACCCGCGCGGCTTCGCGGTCCGCTTCTACACCGAGGACGGCAACTGGGACCTGGTGGGCAACAACACCCCCGTCTTCTTCCTGCGCGACGGCATCAAGTTCCCGGACTTCATCCACTCGCAGAAGTACGACCCGTTCACCAACTGCCAGGAGCCCGACAACCAGTGGGACTTCTTCTCGCACTCGCCCGAGGCCACGCACCAGTTCACCTGGCTCTTCGGTGACCGCGGCATCCCCGCGACGCTGCGGCACATGGATGGCTTCGGCTCGCACACCTTCCAGTGGGTGAACGCCCAGGGCGAGCGCTTCTGGGTGAAGTTCCACTTCAAGACGAACCAGGGCATCCGCACGCTCTCCTCCGAGGAGGCCGCGACCATCGGCGGGAGGGATCCGCAGTACCACCAGCGCGACCTCTACGCGGCGCTCGAGCGCGGCGACTTCCCCTCGTGGACGCTCAAGGTGCAGGTCATGCCGGAGGCCGACGCCCCCACCTACCGCTTCAACCCCTTCGACCTCACCAAGGTGTGGCCCTACAAGGACTACCCCCTCATCGAGGTGGGCCAGCTGGTGCTCAACCGGGCCCCGGACAACTACTTCGCCGACGTGGAGCAGGCGGCGCTCGACCCGTCCAACTTCGTGCCGGGCATCGGCCCCTCGCCGGACCGCATGCTCCAGGCGCGCCTCTTCGCCTACGGCGACGCGCACCGTTACCGGCTCGGCATCAACCACACCCGGCTGCCGGTGAACTCGCCCAGGGGCGTGGCGGGCGGCGCGCGCAACTACGGCCGTGACGGCGCCATGAGCTTCGACGGCAACGGCGGGCGCAGCAGGAACTACGAGCCGAACAGCTTCGACGGCCCCGCGCAGACGAACGAGGACACGGGCCTCGGTGTGTCCCTCAGTGGAGCCACCGGCACCTACGTCTCCGTGCGGCACGCCGAGGACAACGACTTCGTGCAGGCCGGTGCCCTGTACCGGGTGATGAGCGAGGCGGAGCGCGAGCGGCTGGTGACGAACATCGCGGGCAGCCTCTCGCAGGTGAGCCGCGAGGACATCATCGCGCGCAGCATCGCCCACTTCCGCAACGCCGACGAGGAGTACGGCTCGCGCATCGCGAAGGCCGTCCACGAGCGCCGCCGCTCGCGCTGA
- a CDS encoding LysR substrate-binding domain-containing protein, with product MPSINDISLRQLEYVVAVADLLGFRRAAEHCHVSQPALSAQIQQLEDVLGVKLFERDKRRVMLTAAGEDLVARARRVLTEAGDILSAAARLSDPFAGSLHLGVIPTIAPYVLPEVVPALTKQYPRLQLRLREEKTELLVKALGEGRLDAALLALEADLGDLEHAVIAEDPFVVAAPPGHALAKKKQVQLRDLDEEDVLLLEDGHCFRGQALALCTRVGAREVDFRATSLTTLAQMVMSGDSGITLLPSLSVPIENRLGQLVVRPFSDPVPSRTLVLVWRPGYPRADALRELAGTLRSVWPGLKSPAKRS from the coding sequence ATGCCCTCCATCAACGACATCTCCCTGAGGCAGTTGGAGTATGTGGTCGCCGTCGCCGACCTGCTCGGTTTCCGGCGGGCGGCCGAGCACTGTCACGTCTCCCAGCCCGCCTTGAGTGCGCAGATCCAGCAGCTCGAGGACGTGTTGGGGGTGAAGCTCTTCGAGCGGGACAAGCGCCGGGTGATGCTGACCGCGGCCGGGGAGGACCTGGTGGCGAGAGCGCGCCGGGTGCTCACCGAGGCCGGAGACATCCTGTCCGCGGCGGCCCGTTTGTCCGACCCCTTCGCGGGCAGTCTGCACCTGGGCGTCATTCCCACCATCGCGCCCTATGTGTTGCCCGAGGTGGTGCCCGCCCTGACGAAGCAGTACCCCCGGCTCCAGCTCCGGCTGCGCGAGGAGAAGACGGAGCTGCTCGTGAAGGCGCTGGGAGAGGGGCGGCTGGACGCGGCGTTGCTGGCGCTCGAAGCCGACCTGGGTGACCTGGAGCACGCCGTCATCGCGGAGGATCCGTTCGTCGTCGCCGCACCCCCGGGGCACGCGCTGGCGAAGAAGAAGCAGGTGCAGCTCCGGGACCTGGACGAGGAGGATGTGCTCCTGCTGGAGGACGGCCACTGCTTCCGGGGACAGGCGCTCGCCCTGTGCACGCGGGTGGGGGCTCGCGAGGTGGACTTCCGCGCCACCAGCCTCACCACGCTGGCGCAGATGGTGATGTCGGGGGACAGCGGCATCACGCTGCTGCCCTCGCTCTCGGTGCCCATCGAGAACCGGCTGGGCCAGCTCGTGGTGCGTCCCTTCTCGGACCCGGTGCCGAGCCGCACCCTCGTCCTCGTCTGGAGGCCGGGCTACCCCCGGGCCGATGCGCTCCGGGAGCTCGCGGGCACGCTCCGTTCCGTGTGGCCCGGGCTCAAGAGTCCGGCGAAGCGCTCCTGA
- the gspC gene encoding type II secretion system protein GspC produces MSTLVRPSFRALTLLCAACLGLTAAHAVNTVVEAWLLPFPSFEQKAPAPPKKEEMPTPLALASLARYTGLPDKLREQVISAGPGDEPVPTVLELKLLGTMTASPPAISLASVYEGPARRTRSVWTGGEVLGAEVIAIERTRVLILNAGRLEYIGAGSGKGAESKEPRVSSPPAQADAASGIDIRQVGPQVYELSRQEVDTLLANPSDVLMQARIAPVFRDGKPQGFKMFSIRPGSLYVRLGLQNGDTLRRINGLSLEGVEQGLEAFNQLRDASRIELEVERNGQPIRYTYSMR; encoded by the coding sequence ATGTCCACCCTCGTCCGCCCCTCGTTCCGCGCACTCACCCTGCTCTGCGCGGCCTGCCTGGGCCTGACGGCCGCGCACGCCGTGAACACGGTGGTGGAGGCATGGCTCCTGCCATTCCCCTCCTTCGAGCAGAAGGCACCAGCCCCGCCGAAGAAGGAGGAGATGCCCACCCCGCTCGCCCTGGCGTCGCTCGCCCGGTACACAGGCCTGCCAGACAAGCTGCGCGAGCAGGTCATCTCCGCGGGCCCGGGAGACGAGCCCGTGCCGACCGTGCTGGAGCTGAAGCTGCTGGGAACGATGACGGCATCCCCTCCGGCCATCTCGCTCGCGTCCGTGTACGAGGGACCCGCGCGCCGCACGCGCTCGGTGTGGACGGGCGGGGAGGTCCTCGGAGCGGAGGTGATCGCCATCGAGCGCACGCGGGTGCTCATCCTGAACGCGGGGCGGCTGGAGTACATCGGCGCCGGCTCCGGAAAGGGCGCCGAGAGCAAGGAACCGCGTGTCTCCAGTCCTCCGGCCCAGGCGGACGCGGCGTCCGGCATTGACATCCGGCAGGTGGGCCCACAGGTCTACGAGCTGTCACGCCAGGAGGTGGACACCCTGCTCGCCAACCCCAGCGACGTGCTGATGCAAGCGCGCATCGCCCCCGTATTCAGGGACGGCAAGCCGCAAGGATTCAAGATGTTCTCCATCCGGCCCGGCTCGCTCTACGTCCGGCTGGGCCTCCAGAACGGGGACACGCTGCGGCGCATCAACGGGCTCTCACTCGAGGGCGTGGAGCAGGGACTCGAGGCCTTCAACCAACTGCGCGATGCCTCGCGCATCGAGCTGGAAGTGGAACGCAACGGACAACCCATCCGCTACACCTACTCGATGCGTTAG
- a CDS encoding MBL fold metallo-hydrolase produces the protein MLTEVSAGPYTVRGISVGGVYTSLQVPELGVVLDAGVPIRSFAGTDRIFLSHGHSDHASALGSLLGIRTLIGKAPPQVFLPAEIEAPVREALAVQGRLHRTETHVETVPMRPGDTHHLGHGLWVRAFRTHHTVPSLCYQFLRRVSKLRPEHQSLPPQEIARRRKAGEDLFDEVDHLELAYATDTLSRVLETAPSLLDSRVLILECTFIDSKRTVQDAQERSHIHLDEIFARAELFQNEALVLMHFSQAYSPEEVHSTLQARVPERLRDRLRVFAPASGRWFG, from the coding sequence ATGCTCACCGAGGTCAGCGCGGGTCCCTATACGGTTCGAGGCATTTCGGTCGGAGGCGTCTACACCTCGCTCCAGGTGCCGGAGCTCGGCGTGGTGCTCGATGCCGGTGTCCCCATCCGCTCCTTCGCCGGGACGGATCGCATCTTCTTGAGCCATGGTCACTCCGACCACGCCAGCGCGCTCGGCTCGTTGCTCGGCATCCGCACCCTCATCGGCAAGGCGCCTCCTCAGGTGTTCCTGCCCGCGGAGATCGAAGCCCCCGTTCGCGAGGCCCTCGCCGTCCAGGGCCGGCTTCATCGCACCGAGACCCACGTCGAGACGGTCCCGATGCGCCCGGGTGATACGCACCACCTGGGTCATGGGCTGTGGGTGCGCGCTTTTCGCACGCACCACACCGTGCCCTCCCTCTGCTACCAGTTCCTCCGCCGCGTCTCGAAGCTCAGGCCCGAGCACCAGTCCCTTCCTCCCCAGGAGATCGCTCGCAGGCGCAAGGCGGGTGAGGACCTCTTCGATGAGGTCGATCATCTTGAGCTGGCCTATGCCACCGATACGCTCTCGCGTGTGCTGGAGACCGCTCCCTCCCTGCTCGACAGCCGCGTGCTGATTCTCGAGTGCACCTTCATCGACTCGAAGCGCACCGTCCAGGATGCTCAGGAGCGCTCTCACATCCATCTCGATGAGATCTTCGCGCGGGCAGAGCTCTTCCAGAACGAGGCCCTGGTGTTGATGCACTTCAGTCAGGCCTATTCCCCCGAGGAGGTGCACTCCACCCTCCAGGCCCGTGTCCCCGAGCGGCTTCGCGACCGGCTCCGTGTCTTCGCTCCTGCTTCGGGTCGCTGGTTCGGGTGA